The following are from one region of the Anaeropeptidivorans aminofermentans genome:
- the sigE gene encoding RNA polymerase sporulation sigma factor SigE produces the protein MLLSVQLFYFNLRDFFKNITRKFRKDDAQSIYYIGGNEVLPTPLNVDEESKLLAMLGTEDDIAVKGILIERNLRLVVYIARKFENTGINVEDLISIGTIGLIKAINTFKTDKNIKLATYASRCIENEILMYLRRNSRVKNEVSIDEPLNVDWEGNELLLSDILGTDIDVIYRNIEEEIDKELLQRAMEKLSSREKRIVELRFGLIANGEEMTQKEVADLLGISQSYISRLEKKIISRLKKEISKML, from the coding sequence ATGCTGCTTAGTGTTCAATTGTTTTATTTTAACCTGAGGGACTTTTTTAAAAATATAACGAGAAAATTCCGTAAAGATGACGCTCAGTCTATATATTACATAGGCGGAAACGAGGTTCTGCCAACCCCTTTAAATGTTGACGAGGAATCAAAGCTCCTTGCCATGCTTGGCACAGAAGACGATATTGCGGTAAAAGGCATTCTCATAGAGAGAAATTTACGGCTTGTTGTGTACATAGCAAGAAAGTTTGAAAATACCGGCATAAACGTAGAGGACCTTATCTCCATAGGAACCATCGGGTTAATAAAGGCAATCAATACCTTTAAAACAGATAAAAATATTAAGCTTGCCACTTATGCCTCAAGATGTATAGAAAACGAGATACTCATGTATTTAAGAAGAAACTCCCGGGTCAAAAACGAGGTATCCATAGATGAACCTTTAAACGTGGACTGGGAAGGAAATGAGCTTTTGCTTTCAGATATTTTAGGAACGGATATTGACGTAATATATAGAAATATTGAAGAAGAAATTGATAAAGAACTTCTCCAAAGAGCAATGGAAAAGCTCTCAAGCCGTGAAAAAAGAATTGTAGAGCTAAGGTTCGGCCTGATTGCAAACGGAGAAGAAATGACTCAAAAGGAGGTAGCCGATCTTTTAGGCATATCCCAATCTTACATATCAAGGCTTGAGAAAAAAATTATCAGCCGGTTAAAAAAAGAAATAAGTAAAATGCTTTAA
- a CDS encoding 5-formyltetrahydrofolate cyclo-ligase, which translates to MEEKSLIRKEYIAIRNNIPAEAIMDKSRLIMEKILALDAYKACKKMFIFLDMGSEVKTRPIITKAIADGKIVAVPYAVPKSRVMHFIRIENFDNLIKSKYGAYEPEYNEENIVKCDKDTIIIVPGNAFSLDGYRIGYGGGYYDTYTGENESLVNIGICFEEQIRTEVPHEAHDRRLDMLVSERRVLKWNS; encoded by the coding sequence TTGGAGGAGAAAAGCTTAATCCGAAAGGAATATATAGCAATCAGAAACAATATCCCTGCAGAAGCGATTATGGATAAATCAAGGCTTATTATGGAAAAAATTTTAGCTCTTGATGCTTATAAAGCCTGCAAAAAAATGTTTATTTTTCTTGATATGGGTTCCGAAGTAAAAACAAGGCCTATTATCACAAAGGCCATAGCGGACGGAAAAATTGTAGCTGTTCCTTATGCCGTGCCCAAGTCAAGAGTCATGCATTTTATAAGAATAGAAAATTTCGATAATCTCATAAAAAGCAAATACGGCGCCTATGAGCCTGAATATAATGAAGAAAACATCGTAAAATGCGATAAGGATACGATTATCATCGTTCCCGGGAATGCCTTTTCCTTAGACGGATATAGAATAGGCTACGGCGGAGGATATTATGATACTTATACCGGAGAAAATGAGTCTCTGGTGAATATCGGCATTTGCTTTGAAGAGCAGATAAGAACAGAAGTCCCCCACGAAGCCCATGACAGACGCCTTGACATGCTTGTAAGTGAAAGGAGGGTTCTCAAATGGAATTCTTAA
- a CDS encoding alpha/beta-type small acid-soluble spore protein: MDMNSSSSFQPSGKNSVPEAREALNQFKYEVANEIGVPLKQGYNGDLTSAQNGYVGGYMVKKMIDAQKRQMAGK, encoded by the coding sequence ATGGATATGAATTCAAGCAGTTCTTTTCAGCCTTCAGGAAAAAATTCCGTGCCAGAGGCTCGTGAGGCTTTAAATCAGTTTAAATATGAAGTTGCTAACGAAATCGGCGTACCTTTAAAGCAAGGTTATAACGGCGATTTAACTTCCGCACAGAATGGTTATGTAGGCGGTTACATGGTTAAGAAAATGATCGACGCACAGAAAAGACAGATGGCAGGCAAATAA
- a CDS encoding 1-aminocyclopropane-1-carboxylate deaminase/D-cysteine desulfhydrase — protein MIKPERIKLANLPTPIFEFNKVNPDTSFTNLYIKRDDFSGVEMTGNKVRKLEFSFKEGLSQGADVFITCGGPQSNHARATAAAAASLSKRSHLVLRSTEGYPDGNLFLDKLFGAEITFITAEEYSERILEIMEEIKEDYAQKGLKAYIMPTGASNGIGLFGYYAAFEEILEQEKQMGIKFDTICLTEGSGGTYAGLYAANEIYKSGRNILGFQISDINGDVTEEIVGITEEALKIGCHEEKISYDNIHMIYKYAGEGYAIASKEIISFIKDTAKSTGVVFDPVYTGKAFFGLINEIKNNNPLLKGNVLFIHTGGLYGTFPQKELFELS, from the coding sequence ATGATAAAGCCTGAGAGGATTAAGCTTGCAAATCTTCCTACCCCGATATTTGAATTTAATAAAGTGAATCCCGATACTTCTTTTACAAATCTCTATATTAAAAGAGACGATTTCAGCGGTGTGGAAATGACAGGAAATAAAGTTCGAAAGCTCGAATTTTCCTTTAAAGAAGGTCTTTCACAAGGCGCCGACGTATTTATAACCTGCGGAGGCCCCCAGTCAAACCATGCAAGGGCGACGGCTGCCGCTGCGGCTTCCCTTTCAAAAAGATCTCATTTGGTATTGAGGTCTACAGAAGGATACCCCGATGGAAACTTATTTTTAGATAAACTTTTCGGAGCTGAAATCACATTTATAACTGCCGAAGAATACAGTGAAAGAATTTTAGAAATAATGGAAGAGATAAAAGAAGACTATGCCCAAAAGGGTCTTAAAGCCTATATCATGCCTACCGGAGCCTCCAACGGCATCGGCCTTTTCGGATATTACGCTGCCTTTGAAGAAATACTTGAGCAGGAAAAGCAGATGGGTATAAAGTTTGATACCATCTGCCTTACAGAAGGAAGCGGCGGAACATATGCAGGCCTTTATGCTGCCAATGAAATATATAAATCAGGAAGGAATATATTAGGCTTTCAAATATCCGATATAAACGGAGACGTTACGGAAGAAATCGTAGGCATTACGGAAGAAGCCTTGAAAATAGGCTGCCATGAAGAAAAAATCTCTTATGACAATATACATATGATTTATAAATACGCAGGGGAAGGCTATGCTATTGCTTCAAAAGAAATTATCTCTTTTATAAAGGATACGGCAAAATCAACAGGTGTGGTTTTTGACCCTGTATATACGGGAAAAGCCTTTTTCGGCCTGATAAATGAAATTAAAAACAACAATCCTCTGCTGAAAGGCAATGTACTTTTTATCCATACCGGCGGCCTTTACGGCACATTCCCCCAGAAGGAATTATTTGAACTCAGCTAG
- a CDS encoding sigma-E processing peptidase SpoIIGA has translation MEVVIYADVVFFINLIMDLLIFWMVSKLLKRKTNIFRLLLGAFSASMLYCALIFYFNKYYNIFSSFIILMLSLIISFGVRTFKDFIKSLFYAHISAFAVGGFGIALFYFTNIGDLLGNALGFTIEYFSFKILIITISITYIAVKLASIFISKVFMKKHALYLTTITLGDKKVSINTLVDTGNSLYDPITKNPVIIAEFNSIKLFLPEGLRLMFYENKEDDFQRLVESMEEAGTPMIRMIPFKSIGKSSGMLLGFKPDKVEILKDDESIIVSDVLIGIYNLSLSPKGEYQGLLNPEIIK, from the coding sequence ATGGAAGTTGTAATTTATGCCGACGTGGTTTTTTTTATCAACTTAATCATGGATCTGCTTATTTTTTGGATGGTGTCTAAGCTTCTTAAACGAAAAACCAATATCTTCAGGCTTTTATTAGGGGCTTTTTCTGCATCTATGCTATACTGCGCACTTATATTTTATTTTAATAAATACTATAACATTTTTTCCTCTTTCATAATATTAATGTTAAGCCTTATCATAAGCTTTGGTGTAAGGACGTTTAAGGATTTTATCAAGTCCCTGTTTTACGCGCATATTTCCGCATTTGCCGTCGGCGGATTCGGTATTGCCCTATTTTATTTTACAAATATCGGGGATCTTTTAGGAAACGCCCTTGGGTTTACCATAGAATATTTTTCTTTCAAAATACTGATTATAACCATATCCATTACATATATAGCTGTTAAGCTTGCAAGTATATTCATAAGCAAGGTTTTCATGAAAAAGCATGCTCTTTATCTTACGACAATAACTTTAGGGGATAAAAAGGTAAGCATTAATACTCTGGTAGATACGGGAAATTCACTCTACGACCCCATAACGAAAAACCCCGTTATCATAGCCGAATTTAACAGCATAAAGCTATTTCTTCCCGAAGGCCTTCGGCTTATGTTCTACGAAAACAAGGAAGATGATTTCCAAAGGCTTGTAGAAAGCATGGAAGAAGCGGGCACCCCTATGATACGCATGATTCCCTTTAAGTCCATAGGCAAATCCAGCGGCATGCTTCTAGGCTTTAAGCCTGATAAAGTAGAAATATTGAAAGACGATGAAAGCATAATAGTATCTGATGTACTTATTGGTATTTATAATTTAAGTCTTTCTCCCAAGGGAGAATATCAAGGGCTTCTAAACCCTGAAATTATTAAATAA
- a CDS encoding heavy-metal-associated domain-containing protein codes for MKFKLEIDGMGCDHCVNSVKNALSAVSGVNSVSAEIGSAEIETDDSVKEADLREALDDAGYELKGVTLL; via the coding sequence ATGAAATTCAAACTTGAAATTGACGGTATGGGCTGTGACCATTGTGTAAACAGCGTTAAAAATGCGCTTTCTGCCGTTTCCGGGGTTAACAGTGTTTCTGCAGAAATCGGTTCTGCTGAAATAGAAACCGATGACAGTGTAAAAGAGGCCGATTTAAGAGAGGCTCTTGATGATGCGGGATATGAGCTTAAAGGAGTTACGCTTCTTTAA
- the mscL gene encoding large conductance mechanosensitive channel protein MscL: protein MKKIFQEFKEFINRGNVMDLAVGVIIGSAFTAIVNSLVNDILMPVLSLITGGSDFQNWYIILSTEGDGSKLNYGMFLSAILNFLLIAFVIFILVKFINKAMDMGKKKPEQAESAPATKECPYCKSNININAVKCPNCTSDLN from the coding sequence ATGAAGAAGATATTTCAGGAGTTTAAGGAATTTATAAACAGAGGAAATGTTATGGATTTAGCAGTGGGAGTTATTATCGGCTCCGCATTTACTGCCATTGTCAATTCCCTCGTGAATGATATACTGATGCCTGTACTTTCCCTTATTACAGGCGGAAGCGATTTTCAAAACTGGTACATAATTTTAAGCACCGAAGGCGATGGGTCAAAGCTTAATTACGGTATGTTTCTATCTGCCATTCTTAATTTCCTTTTAATTGCTTTTGTTATTTTTATTCTGGTAAAATTCATAAATAAGGCTATGGACATGGGAAAGAAAAAGCCGGAGCAGGCAGAATCAGCCCCTGCAACCAAAGAATGCCCTTACTGTAAATCCAATATCAATATAAATGCCGTAAAATGCCCCAACTGCACCTCAGATTTAAACTAA
- a CDS encoding TIGR03905 family TSCPD domain-containing protein, which yields MTYDYSFKGVCARGVSFDIDEDFTVSNVKFSRGCPGNTEGIAKLASGRNADELINALIGTTCETKSTSCPDQFAMALIEAKEEVLKSIREKKAV from the coding sequence ATGACTTATGATTATTCCTTTAAGGGCGTATGCGCAAGAGGGGTAAGCTTTGATATAGATGAAGATTTTACTGTTTCAAACGTTAAATTCAGCAGAGGCTGCCCGGGAAATACTGAGGGGATAGCAAAGCTTGCTTCCGGAAGAAATGCAGATGAGCTTATAAACGCTTTAATCGGAACCACATGCGAAACAAAGTCTACATCATGCCCGGACCAATTTGCCATGGCTTTGATAGAAGCCAAGGAAGAAGTATTAAAGAGCATTAGAGAAAAAAAGGCTGTATAA
- a CDS encoding PEP/pyruvate-binding domain-containing protein — protein MKNMLSSMALEANLSRTLDKIQEIPKDQQWLMNVSASTWGIHNRAKEFLTELNHEFRNDKHVIDLLHSICLEDYWFYHSLTDSEKALSIIVDIFEKLMVSVKKEADREVLVTTFIQFIDRLSTKENFSKAIISRCFSIIEKDIPFHEEIYIRNSGYFKSGFDKLARHEEYLPLIMQITSYTLEKCFDYWEETSKAEEWFRTKRHLFTVMNEEKITKIGHSFFAHLRAELKNAGSWQEIRHVLFFKDISNYFRNFTKEFESNLEAIQYLIYLLHLPLMSTLYDHLLYDMNRNLRSVFKELPQDKVSDFLNSILGELEELKEDHTRTVLDCITTLGKEVASLKNKAAISYFIKRMIQFGFIYPGNIKLNSDWQVQFNTNHVKNIRVFLEIIEKDPFLMRELFNAMIVELKLGGIYISDTDLFQRDVTKLLNSDIGPVYREIKQLTRIFPVFFQDIGAEGTLRKVTTAIDGLSMRKDRLIHFLRVQIHVESNNTNVALTRSIIQYWYDGDKTVLKDLLPEALYNTLEEDKDWHEKAHEAMMRLCEELSLSLPELLKLRAEDLEKLAQPEGKDVNVHLSKVIDIIHIHALLLEKYSFETDDVISLVEKTLFFSKDDLEHLRIYLKNKYNDKAIGLLYKMMNHLKAVILDPEKTEAFENIQYKRHIAAGIPSTYGQYKEPKFEALGLMYRLERVVSKLMAGLLSTISHEYITAKTLRQIYDVLVLLKEGLALDGIYDQSFNSHLEMFKYSLTSPSFSLSQYINIFQFLGQDVSQIIKGYFLNVYERPLAVIIPRLLTSQGLPEHECTKERIQMEKEKFFRDILSSAFLIQELDLFISNTIGMLRNMIDTYSESFIENMLTYDPDLTVSPLSQSTTELDNPIFLGAKAFFLKKLSAYGFPVPPGFVITTEAFRHIEPLYQNRYMLQDFIKAIEQSIADIERQTGKIFGDPSNPLFFSVRSGSFISFPGAMKTFLNVGMNDEIAEAWGENEPYGWTAWDCYRRFLQSWGMAFGVNRDIFDKIMAEHKERAGIELKIEFTKEQMRNMAFDYKKAVLDHGIIIETEPIEQLKIAIQYVLDSWESESSVSFRDYMQIASEWGTAVLIQKMVLGNLSKRSGTGVIFTSSPLKDYSSINLYGDFAICGQGEDVVSGLVNTLPISETQRKSQYQGEISLESEFPEVYKTLYQYARQLIEQHGFVHQEIEFTFEDDNPDSIYILQTRNQKVIGKKTSRYFEASPNEMQMIGRGIGISGGALSGIAAFDMEDMNRIKEEKPNEPIILIRPDTVPDDIPMLFACDGLVTAKGGATSHAAVTAVNLGKVCIVKCQGLHVKESENMCMINGNIIRSGDPISIEGEQGNIFRGAYAVNQD, from the coding sequence ATGAAAAATATGCTTTCTTCTATGGCATTGGAAGCTAATTTATCCCGTACACTTGATAAAATTCAAGAAATCCCTAAAGATCAGCAATGGCTTATGAATGTTTCTGCCTCCACCTGGGGCATTCACAACAGGGCAAAGGAGTTTCTTACGGAATTAAATCATGAATTCAGAAACGATAAGCATGTGATAGATTTACTTCATAGCATTTGCCTTGAAGATTACTGGTTTTATCATTCTCTTACGGATTCGGAGAAGGCCCTTTCAATCATTGTGGATATATTCGAAAAGCTTATGGTTTCCGTAAAGAAAGAAGCCGACAGGGAAGTTTTGGTGACGACCTTTATTCAATTTATAGATAGGCTTTCAACGAAAGAAAACTTTTCAAAGGCAATCATTTCAAGATGCTTTTCAATTATTGAAAAAGACATTCCCTTCCATGAAGAAATTTACATAAGAAATTCAGGCTATTTCAAATCAGGCTTTGATAAGCTTGCCCGTCATGAGGAATATCTTCCCTTAATTATGCAGATAACTTCTTACACACTTGAGAAATGTTTTGATTATTGGGAGGAAACATCCAAGGCCGAAGAATGGTTTAGGACGAAAAGGCATCTTTTTACTGTAATGAATGAAGAAAAAATCACAAAAATAGGTCATTCGTTTTTTGCGCATTTGCGGGCAGAGCTTAAAAATGCCGGGTCATGGCAGGAAATACGCCATGTACTATTTTTTAAAGATATTTCCAACTACTTCAGAAACTTCACGAAGGAATTTGAATCTAATCTGGAGGCAATTCAATATCTTATATACTTGCTTCATCTGCCTTTGATGTCAACTCTTTATGACCATCTTCTGTATGATATGAACCGTAATTTAAGGAGTGTTTTCAAAGAGCTGCCCCAGGATAAGGTTTCAGACTTTCTGAATTCCATCTTAGGAGAGCTTGAAGAGTTAAAAGAAGACCATACAAGAACCGTTCTTGACTGTATAACCACTTTAGGTAAAGAAGTGGCAAGCCTTAAAAACAAGGCGGCAATTTCCTATTTTATAAAACGAATGATACAATTCGGCTTCATATATCCGGGAAATATCAAGCTTAACAGCGATTGGCAGGTACAGTTTAATACCAATCATGTAAAAAATATCCGTGTATTTTTAGAAATCATAGAAAAGGACCCTTTTTTAATGAGGGAGCTTTTTAACGCTATGATTGTAGAGCTTAAGCTGGGTGGCATCTATATTTCTGATACGGACCTTTTCCAGAGGGACGTGACAAAGCTTTTAAATTCAGACATAGGCCCTGTTTATAGGGAAATTAAGCAGCTTACCCGTATTTTCCCCGTGTTTTTTCAGGATATTGGCGCAGAAGGAACTTTAAGGAAGGTCACGACGGCTATCGATGGCCTTTCCATGAGAAAAGACCGCCTTATCCACTTTTTACGGGTACAGATTCATGTTGAAAGCAATAATACAAATGTTGCCCTTACGAGAAGCATCATACAGTATTGGTATGACGGGGATAAAACCGTCCTTAAGGACCTTTTGCCGGAAGCCCTTTATAATACCTTAGAAGAGGATAAAGACTGGCATGAAAAGGCCCATGAGGCCATGATGCGTTTATGCGAAGAGCTTTCTTTAAGCCTTCCTGAGCTTCTTAAGCTAAGGGCCGAAGACCTTGAAAAACTGGCTCAGCCTGAAGGAAAGGACGTAAATGTCCATTTGAGCAAGGTCATAGACATTATACATATTCACGCCTTGCTTCTGGAAAAATACTCCTTTGAGACAGACGACGTGATTTCTCTTGTGGAAAAGACCTTGTTTTTCAGTAAAGACGATTTAGAGCACTTGCGGATTTACTTAAAGAATAAATACAATGACAAGGCAATAGGGCTTCTTTATAAAATGATGAATCATTTAAAGGCCGTAATATTAGATCCGGAAAAAACAGAGGCCTTTGAAAACATACAATATAAGCGCCATATTGCCGCAGGGATACCTTCCACCTACGGACAGTATAAAGAGCCTAAATTTGAGGCTCTGGGGCTTATGTACAGGCTTGAGCGGGTGGTTTCCAAGCTTATGGCAGGTCTTCTTTCCACTATTTCTCATGAATATATAACCGCAAAGACCTTGCGCCAAATTTATGATGTGCTGGTTTTACTGAAAGAGGGCCTTGCTCTTGACGGAATTTATGACCAAAGCTTTAATTCCCACTTGGAGATGTTTAAATACAGCTTAACCTCACCAAGCTTTTCCTTAAGCCAGTATATCAACATATTCCAATTTCTCGGCCAAGACGTAAGCCAGATTATTAAAGGATATTTCCTCAATGTCTATGAGCGCCCTCTTGCGGTAATTATACCGAGGCTTCTTACATCTCAGGGGCTTCCCGAACATGAATGCACAAAAGAAAGAATACAAATGGAAAAGGAGAAATTTTTCAGAGATATTCTTTCCTCGGCTTTTCTTATACAAGAGCTTGATTTGTTCATTTCAAACACCATAGGCATGCTTCGGAATATGATTGATACTTATTCAGAAAGCTTTATTGAAAACATGCTCACCTACGACCCGGACCTTACTGTAAGCCCTCTTTCCCAAAGTACTACGGAGCTTGATAACCCTATCTTTTTAGGGGCAAAGGCCTTCTTTTTGAAAAAGCTTTCAGCCTACGGATTTCCGGTTCCTCCCGGGTTTGTTATAACGACGGAGGCCTTCCGCCATATTGAACCTTTATATCAGAACCGCTATATGCTTCAGGACTTTATTAAAGCCATAGAGCAGTCCATAGCAGACATAGAAAGGCAGACAGGTAAAATCTTCGGAGATCCTTCAAATCCGCTGTTCTTTTCCGTCCGTTCCGGCTCTTTTATATCTTTTCCCGGGGCTATGAAAACATTTTTAAATGTGGGCATGAATGATGAAATCGCAGAGGCTTGGGGAGAAAACGAACCTTACGGCTGGACAGCGTGGGACTGCTACAGAAGGTTTTTGCAAAGCTGGGGAATGGCTTTTGGCGTAAACAGGGATATATTCGATAAAATTATGGCCGAGCATAAAGAACGGGCGGGTATTGAGCTTAAAATAGAGTTTACAAAAGAGCAAATGCGCAATATGGCCTTTGACTACAAAAAAGCTGTTCTTGACCATGGCATTATTATAGAAACGGAGCCTATTGAACAGCTTAAAATTGCCATACAATACGTTCTTGATTCATGGGAATCTGAAAGCTCCGTATCTTTTAGGGATTATATGCAGATTGCAAGCGAATGGGGAACGGCAGTTTTAATACAGAAAATGGTTTTAGGGAATTTATCTAAAAGATCGGGAACAGGGGTTATATTTACTAGCAGCCCTTTAAAGGATTATTCGAGTATTAATCTTTACGGAGACTTTGCCATATGCGGCCAGGGGGAGGACGTGGTTTCAGGGCTTGTAAACACCTTGCCTATTTCCGAAACCCAGCGTAAAAGCCAGTATCAGGGAGAAATTTCTTTGGAATCGGAATTTCCCGAGGTTTACAAGACCTTGTATCAATATGCAAGGCAGCTTATTGAACAGCACGGATTTGTCCATCAGGAGATAGAATTTACCTTTGAAGACGATAACCCGGATAGCATTTATATTTTGCAGACCCGAAACCAAAAGGTCATAGGGAAGAAAACCAGCCGCTATTTTGAAGCTTCCCCTAATGAAATGCAGATGATAGGCAGAGGAAT
- a CDS encoding glutamate-5-semialdehyde dehydrogenase, with the protein MEFLNEIGRNAKEAARIAAKMNSSEKNHILKICSKAVLENTAYILSENKKDIEEAEKNNMKPSLIDRLMLNEKRLDAIASAMEDIAKLDDPIGEVLSMKKLENGLTIGQKRVPMGVIGIIYESRPNVTADSFSLCLKAGSAVILKGGKDAINSNKAITDTFRDALSKNNYPVNLIQLIEDNKRETTVEFMKMSDYLNVLIPRGSKGLIEAVVKNSTVPVIETGTGNCHIFVDETADLERAVEIIINAKVQRPGVCNACEKVLVHEKISEIFLPKLTKALKEENVQIRGDEILCRICPDALHAMEEDWHEEYLDLIIGIKTVKDVDEAISHIYKYSSGHSEAILTNDYKNSQKFLEEVDSAAVYVNASTRFTDGFEFGLGAEIGISTQKLHARGPMGLKELTSTKYIIYGNGQIRK; encoded by the coding sequence ATGGAATTCTTAAATGAAATCGGCAGAAATGCAAAGGAAGCTGCGAGAATAGCAGCAAAAATGAATTCTTCCGAAAAAAATCATATTTTAAAAATTTGCAGTAAGGCTGTATTGGAAAATACTGCCTACATTCTTTCAGAAAACAAAAAGGATATAGAAGAAGCTGAAAAAAATAATATGAAGCCTTCTCTTATTGACAGGCTTATGCTAAACGAAAAAAGATTAGACGCTATTGCTTCCGCCATGGAAGACATTGCAAAGCTTGACGACCCTATCGGCGAAGTGCTTTCAATGAAAAAATTGGAAAATGGTCTTACTATAGGACAAAAAAGAGTTCCCATGGGTGTAATCGGAATAATTTACGAATCAAGACCTAACGTTACAGCAGATTCCTTTTCCCTTTGCCTTAAAGCAGGTTCTGCAGTCATACTGAAAGGCGGAAAAGACGCCATAAATTCCAATAAAGCCATAACCGATACCTTTAGAGATGCCCTTTCAAAAAATAATTATCCTGTGAATTTAATTCAGCTTATTGAAGATAATAAAAGAGAAACAACAGTTGAATTTATGAAAATGAGTGATTATCTTAACGTTCTTATTCCCCGGGGAAGCAAAGGGCTGATTGAGGCCGTTGTAAAAAATTCCACGGTCCCCGTTATCGAAACAGGAACAGGAAACTGCCATATTTTTGTTGATGAAACGGCGGATTTGGAAAGAGCCGTTGAAATCATCATAAACGCCAAGGTTCAAAGGCCGGGCGTATGCAATGCCTGTGAAAAGGTCCTTGTTCATGAAAAGATTTCTGAAATATTCCTTCCTAAGCTTACAAAAGCCCTTAAAGAAGAAAACGTTCAAATAAGAGGAGATGAAATTCTCTGCCGCATTTGCCCCGATGCTTTACACGCGATGGAAGAAGACTGGCATGAAGAATACCTTGACCTTATTATAGGAATAAAAACAGTAAAAGATGTAGATGAAGCCATAAGCCATATATACAAATATTCTTCGGGCCATTCAGAGGCTATTCTTACGAATGATTATAAAAATTCTCAAAAATTCCTTGAAGAAGTGGATTCCGCCGCGGTATACGTAAACGCTTCTACAAGATTTACCGACGGCTTTGAATTTGGTCTCGGCGCCGAAATAGGCATAAGTACCCAAAAGCTTCATGCGAGAGGCCCCATGGGTCTTAAGGAGCTTACATCGACAAAATACATCATTTACGGCAATGGTCAGATAAGAAAGTAG
- a CDS encoding PTS sugar transporter subunit IIA produces the protein MLKIFGKGKVTPIYSPFKGEVIQIEKINDPTFSKKMLGDGVGVIPVDGNIYSPADGKIYSIFPTKHIIAIETTGGAEFLIHMGIDTISLKGVGYELKVKPGMNVKRGDILGFMDIDTIKSSGKDITCPVIATDLSEFYINILKDNGNVDISDVLFELIKK, from the coding sequence ATGTTAAAGATATTTGGAAAAGGGAAGGTGACTCCTATTTATTCCCCTTTCAAGGGAGAAGTCATTCAAATAGAAAAGATAAATGACCCTACGTTTTCTAAAAAAATGCTTGGGGACGGGGTAGGCGTTATACCTGTAGATGGAAATATATATTCTCCCGCCGACGGGAAGATATATTCCATATTTCCCACGAAGCATATTATTGCCATAGAGACGACCGGCGGCGCGGAATTTCTCATACATATGGGAATAGACACTATTTCTTTAAAGGGAGTAGGCTATGAACTTAAGGTGAAACCGGGAATGAACGTTAAAAGAGGAGATATACTGGGATTTATGGATATTGACACAATAAAATCCAGCGGCAAGGATATTACATGCCCTGTTATCGCCACAGATTTATCCGAGTTTTATATAAATATCCTTAAAGATAATGGAAATGTTGATATTTCAGATGTTTTGTTTGAACTAATAAAAAAGTAG